The following are from one region of the Treponema denticola genome:
- a CDS encoding ABC transporter ATP-binding protein: protein MDMLRIEDLSLSYGDKPVVQNLNLRVKKGQVVSIIGPNASGKSTILKSIAGIIKPVSGKIFIEEKDISKMDSKKLAQKVSILLQQNKTLDDMSIEELVYFGRYPHKKWFEGFEASDKKIIEEAMKLTNTFALRDKTLETLSGGERQRAWIAMALAQEPDILLFDEPTTYLDLAHQIEFLELVNRLNKETGVTVVLVLHDLNQAARYGNYLFAMKEGKIFAQGCPEEVLNPQNILSIYNIEAKIFNAAGYPVVIPEKRL from the coding sequence ATGGACATGCTTAGGATAGAGGATTTAAGCCTTTCCTACGGAGATAAACCTGTTGTTCAAAATTTAAACCTAAGGGTAAAAAAAGGGCAGGTGGTTTCGATAATCGGGCCCAATGCTTCGGGAAAGTCCACTATTTTAAAAAGCATCGCAGGAATTATAAAACCCGTTTCAGGCAAAATCTTTATCGAAGAAAAAGACATCTCAAAAATGGATTCCAAAAAACTCGCCCAAAAAGTTTCTATACTATTACAGCAAAATAAAACTCTGGACGATATGAGCATCGAAGAATTGGTCTATTTCGGCCGTTATCCCCATAAAAAATGGTTTGAGGGCTTTGAAGCTTCCGATAAAAAGATAATAGAAGAAGCTATGAAGCTTACAAATACATTTGCCTTGCGGGACAAAACCTTGGAAACTCTGTCCGGCGGCGAACGACAAAGAGCTTGGATCGCTATGGCCCTTGCCCAAGAGCCTGATATCCTTTTGTTTGATGAGCCTACCACCTATTTGGATCTGGCTCATCAAATAGAATTCTTGGAGCTTGTAAACCGCCTAAACAAGGAAACGGGGGTTACGGTAGTTTTGGTTCTTCACGATTTAAATCAAGCAGCCCGTTACGGCAACTACCTTTTTGCTATGAAAGAGGGTAAAATTTTTGCACAAGGCTGTCCCGAAGAGGTGCTGAATCCTCAAAATATTTTGAGCATTTACAACATTGAAGCTAAAATCTTTAACGCTGCGGGCTATCCGGTTGTTATACCTGAAAAGAGATTGTAG
- the cobK gene encoding precorrin-6A reductase: MIWIIGGTTEAGSLADFLKAKTVPYIMSVATEESKDFFKNHKLKIGRMDESQMEQFCIEEKISLIADLSHPYALIVSQNAKKTAQNLNIKYLRFTRGPSQSSTDLEQKNLYTFEDMEGLCSFLQELKSSTIFFTTGSKTVSDFEAFRSSNRFVYRILPTADSIEKCKNAGVATQDIVAMTGPFSQNLNEAMFKEYGASYIVMKDSGDAGGTREKLAACEALNIKALILGRGKEEGIIEFEEFKKEVLKYGHA, encoded by the coding sequence ATGATCTGGATTATAGGCGGAACCACCGAAGCCGGAAGCCTTGCAGATTTTTTAAAAGCAAAAACCGTACCCTATATAATGAGCGTTGCAACGGAAGAAAGCAAGGACTTTTTTAAAAATCATAAACTTAAAATCGGCAGAATGGATGAATCTCAAATGGAACAATTTTGTATTGAAGAAAAAATAAGCCTCATTGCCGATTTAAGCCATCCTTATGCTCTCATCGTTTCTCAAAATGCAAAAAAAACCGCACAAAACTTGAACATAAAATATTTGCGCTTTACCCGCGGACCTTCGCAATCTTCAACGGACTTGGAGCAGAAGAATCTTTACACTTTTGAGGATATGGAAGGCCTTTGCTCATTTTTACAAGAATTAAAATCTTCTACGATTTTTTTTACGACGGGTTCCAAAACCGTTTCGGACTTTGAAGCCTTCCGCTCTTCAAACCGCTTTGTATATAGGATTTTACCCACGGCGGACAGTATCGAAAAATGTAAAAATGCAGGAGTTGCGACTCAGGATATAGTTGCCATGACAGGCCCCTTTTCTCAAAATTTAAATGAAGCTATGTTTAAAGAATACGGAGCCTCATATATTGTGATGAAGGACAGCGGGGATGCCGGAGGCACAAGGGAAAAACTCGCCGCCTGTGAAGCTCTAAATATAAAAGCCTTAATTCTCGGACGCGGAAAAGAAGAGGGTATTATCGAATTTGAAGAATTTAAAAAAGAGGTTTTAAAATATGGACATGCTTAG